A single window of Panulirus ornatus isolate Po-2019 chromosome 52, ASM3632096v1, whole genome shotgun sequence DNA harbors:
- the LOC139765039 gene encoding uncharacterized protein: MDVLLFLFSLFYFSLGDIDYGTQRCVDQTGIIRSEGETWIADGCRQCSCTNGNVVCQKLHIRCYPRPHPHCIEIPGPCCPQWDCSTTGPDCSAVFCPGPPQDGCRPIIPPGECCAVDWVCPDCSLVFCPIPPRKDCQPIVPPGECCPIDYVCPDCSTVRCAGPPQPHCQPIFHGGECCPIKWDCGCNDFQGMIRKQGEVWKDPVTPCTVCSCHDRIVECFTENCNTGCTDHQGAPRNEKETWQDPIDPCTFCSCENGIVSCFVRDCPPPPHIPCTRPPHPGQCCLDCNPSLTYYH, encoded by the exons ATGGATGTgctattgtttttgttttcattgttttatttttctcttggtGACATTGATTATG GTACACAACGTTGTGTTGATCAAACAGGAATAATTAGATCTGAAGGAGAAACGTGGATTGCTGATGGATGTCGACAATGTTCTTGCACAAACGGCAATGTAGTATGTCAAAAGCTCCATATAAGATGTTACCCCAGACCACACCCACACTGTATTGAGATTCCTGGACCTTGTTGTCCACAATGGGACTGTTCTACGACGGG TCCAGACTGCTCCGCTGTCTTCTGCCCAGGTCCACCACAAGACGGATGTCGACCAATTATACCTCCAGGCGAATGTTGTGCTGTCGACTGGGTTTG CCCagattgttctcttgtcttctgtcCGATCCCTCCACGAAAAGACTGCCAACCAATTGTACCTCCTGGAGAATGTTGTCCTATCGACTATGTATG TCCTGACTGTTCTACTGTTAGATGTGCCGGACCCCCACAACCACACTGTCAGCCCATATTCCACGGAGGAGAATGCTGCCCAATAAAGTGGGACTG CGGTTGTAATGACTTCCAAGGAATGATCAGAAAACAAGGTGAAGTTTGGAAAGACCCCGTGACACCCTGCACAGTGTGTTCCTGTCATGACCGCATTGTAGAATGCTTTACTGAAAACTGCAACACTGG TTGTACGGATCACCAAGGCGCTCCCCGCAACGAAAAAGAAACTTGGCAGGATCCCATAGACCCCTGTACTTTCTGCTCTTGTGAAAATGGGATTGTTTCATGTTTTGTACGTGActgccctccacccccacacatcccTTGTACTCGCCCTCCTCATCCTGGCCAATGTTGTCTCGACTGTAACCCATCGTTAACCTACTACCATTGA